One genomic region from Salvia hispanica cultivar TCC Black 2014 chromosome 2, UniMelb_Shisp_WGS_1.0, whole genome shotgun sequence encodes:
- the LOC125204149 gene encoding protein BIG GRAIN 1-like A, producing the protein MVERCGYRRETEISHFNSSNSNSNSNYSSFSSSLLDAIYRSIDQGDEEMVIYGEGMRKKSCEGANVRRGVFRSDEEMANFQRACMIEKWMEKKVSEKAVGRRNSVADFQVKKPRKDRVSSSWSSSDSSAAAGFFSSSEAESFQVQRPKPIRTGFEKGEIGGNRSGSEQKSKIEGGFSKTKLRALKIYGDLKKVKQPISPGGKLAGFLNSLFAGGNMKKSKIGGDVSPSLKSTNASTCSSASSFSRSCLSKTPSSRGNHSTGAKRSVRFSPVSVIVDDDRRHKSLQSEINNKSSSNRDVSTKNHNNMNSIRSVINEELMAHVMDQNRRVEEVARDLLRNYQRKNQNPHVKHEVFDRDFDEDEDEEDAASYASSDLFELDNLSAIGMERYGEELPVYETTRFDSTGNGLIY; encoded by the coding sequence ATGGTGGAGAGGTGTGGTTACCGAAGGGAGACTGAAATCTCGCATTTCAATTCCTCCAATTCGAATTCCAATTCGAATTATTCGTCGTTTTCCTCGAGCTTGCTTGATGCGATCTATCGATCGATTGACCAAGGAGACGAGGAGATGGTGATTTACGGTGAAGgaatgaggaagaagagctGCGAGGGCGCTAACGTGCGCCGCGGAGTGTTTAGGAGTGACGAGGAGATGGCGAATTTCCAGCGCGCTTGCATGATCGAGAAATGGATGGAGAAGAAGGTGAGCGAGAAGGCGGTCGGGAGGAGGAATTCCGTTGCTGATTTCCAGGTGAAGAAGCCGCGGAAGGATCGGGTGAGTTCGAGCTGGAGCTCCTCCGATTCCAGCGCTGCCGCCGGATTCTTCTCTTCCTCCGAGGCGGAGTCGTTCCAGGTGCAGCGGCCGAAGCCGATCCGGACGGGGTTCGAGAAGGGGGAAATCGGCGGAAATCGCTCCGGATCGGAGCAGAAATCGAAAATTGAAGGCGGATTCTCGAAGACGAAGCTGCGTGCGCTGAAAATCTACGGCGATTTGAAGAAGGTGAAGCAGCCGATCTCCCCCGGGGGCAAACTCGCCGGATTCCTGAACTCGCTCTTCGCCGGCGGAAACATGAAGAAGAGCAAAATCGGCGGCGACGTGTCGCCGTCGCTGAAATCCACAAACGCATCGACGTGCTCCTCCGCTTCGTCGTTCTCCCGATCCTGCCTCAGCAAAACGCCGTCGTCTAGAGGCAACCACTCCACCGGCGCGAAGAGATCCGTGAGATTCTCTCCGGTCAGCGTCATCGTCGACGACGATCGCCGCCACAAATCACTACAATCAGAAATCAACAACAAATCATCATCGAATCGCGACGTTTCCACGAAGAATCACAACAACATGAACAGCATCAGAAGCGTGATCAACGAAGAGCTCATGGCGCACGTCATGGACCAAAACCGCCGCGTCGAGGAGGTGGCGAGGGATCTGCTGAGGAATTACCAgaggaaaaatcaaaatcctcACGTCAAACACGAGGTTTTCGATCGAGATTTCgatgaagacgaagacgaGGAGGATGCAGCGAGCTACGCGAGCTCGGATTTGTTCGAGCTCGACAATCTGTCGGCGATCGGAATGGAGAGATACGGCGAAGAACTGCCGGTTTACGAGACGACGCGGTTTGATTCCACCGGCAATGGATTAATCTACTGA
- the LOC125205434 gene encoding GBF-interacting protein 1-like isoform X2 has translation MVSGARIDGGAQVLSAGVRRTIQSIKEIVGNHSDADIYVALKEANMDPNETTQKLLNQDPFHEVKRRRDRKKENPVQNSFIPVEPKKNNDVERMPVKYNTYSDRSSRRGGTTRNAASDARGSREFRVVRDNRVNHNSITDSKPGLNSISTSPGVISSGPMKSGPPSGSGPQAPAVGQHSSQPAKSAADSQTRQTKNAASVGNGRKEMVGEKRLPVPSAISRVQTKANAPQLQSTNSSSSTVVGVYSSSSDPVHVPSLHSRPAANVGAIRREVGVVGSRHQSSENSPKPSSSQVTSLSNTHSARDGQSRESARSFNATSKNDHSNQNVAPDSAIAGPPAGRSFSSNSYGSRPHQLMGHQKAPQPNKEWKPKASVKPNANGPGVIGSPAKTVSPPANNPEDTIKEAADIQDNMSPLNLSKSENVIIAAHIRVSEADRRRLTFGSLGNEFDTSSNLVGVAANDIEELSSDPSGSVPVSSAEASGDEPVTTKQSEVADDSGRSSESNSPVSGNSPSYTPESLQQQDTSELPSFAGYDPQMAYDMSYFHPVVDETVNGQGLPSSQEVRGAHAANAVPASTIKMVQQQQQQQQQQQQQQQQQQQQQLAQMYSHLHVSHFANLMPYRQFMPPVYVPPMHVPGYSNSPAYPHPSNGSSYLLMPGNSSHLTPSGVKYGIQQFKPVPTGSPTGFGNFTSPAGYAINAPGVVASTAGHDDLSRIKYKDSLYIPNPQAETSEIWMNPRDVSGMQSSYYNVPVQSPHPTAYLTSHSGHASFNAAAAAAQSSHMQFPGMYHPSPQPPTMASPHHMSPAIGGNVGVGVAAPAPGAQVGAYQQPQLGHLNWTGNF, from the exons ATGGTATCCGGTGCAAGAATCGACGGCGGGGCGCAGGTCTTATCGGCGGGGGTGCGGAGAACTATTCAATCGATTAAAGAAATTGTGGGGAACCACTCTGATGCTGATATTTACGTGGCGCTTAAAGAGGCCAACATGGATCCTAACGAAACCACCCAGAAACTGCTCAATCAAG ATCCATTCCACGAGGtgaagagaagaagagataGGAAGAAAGAG AATCCAGTGCAAAATAGTTTCATTCCTGTGGAGCCCAAGAAAAACAATGATGTCGAACGTATGCCCGTCAAGTATAATACATATTCTGACCGTAGTTCTCGAAGAGGCGGAACCACTCGAAATGCTGCATCTG ATGCAAGGGGAAGTCGAGAGTTCCGTGTTGTTCGTGACAATAGAGTAAATCATAACAGCATCACAGATTCAAAGCCTGGacttaattcaatttcaacaaGTCCAGGGGTGATCTCTAGTGGGCCAATGAAGAG TGGTCCTCCTAGTGGTTCTGGACCTCAAGCACCTGCTGTAGGTCAGCATTCTTCTCAGCCTGCTAAGAGTGCTGCTGATTCACAAACCAGGCAAACTAAGAATGCTGCTTCAGTTGGTAATGGCAGGAAAGAAATGGTTGGGGAGAAGCGCCTTCCTGTTCCAAGTGCTATTTCACGTGTGCAAACAAAGGCAAATGCTCCCCAGCTGCAATCTACAAATTCATCTAGTAGTACTGTCGTGGGTGTTTATTCATCCTCATCTGATCCTGTTCACGTACCATCCCTACATTCTAGACCTGCTGCCAATGTCGGGGCCATCAGACGGGAGGTCGGGGTTGTGGGATCACGGCACCAATCATCTGAAAATTCTCCAAAACCATCTTCATCTCAAGTCACTTCTCTGTCAAATACGCATTCCGCACGAGATGGTCAATCACGAGAGTCTGCGAGATCATTCAATGCTACATCAAAGAATGACCACTCAAACCAAAATGTGGCACCTGACTCTGCTATAGCTGGTCCACCTGCTGGCAGATCATTTTCCAGTAATTCGTATGGTAGCCGTCCTCATCAACTCATGGGTCACCAAAAAG CTCCTCAGCCCAATAAGGAATGGAAGCCAAAAGCAAGTGTAAAACCAAATGCCAATGGCCCTGGAGTTATTGGTAGTCCTGCAAAAACAGTCTCTCCTCCTGCTAATAATCCAGAAGACACAATAAAGGAAGCAGCGGATATACAAGATAACATGTCACCATTGAATCTTTCTAAAAGTGAGAATGTGATTATAGCTGCACATATCCGTGTTTCCGAGGCTGACAGACGCCGGCTGACCTTTGGCAGCCTGGGCAACGAGTTTGACACTTCTTCAAATTTAGTTGGCGTAGCTGCAAATGACATAGAAGAATTATCCTCCGATCCATCTGGAag TGTTCCAGTTTCTTCCGCTGAAGCTTCAGGAGATGAACCTGTTACTACCAAACAATCAGAGGTGGCAGATGACTCTGGCCGAAGTTCAGAATCTAACTCTCCTGTTTCAG GCAACAGCCCATCATATACTCCTGAATCACTACAGCAGCAGGATACGTCTGAATTGCCAAGCTTCGCG GGTTATGATCCCCAAATGGCTTATGATATGTCATACTTCCACCCGGTTGTTGATGAAACTGTTAACGGGCAAGGTCTTCCGTCATCCCAAGAG GTCCGTGGTGCACATGCAGCAAATGCTGTTCCAGCGTCGACAATTAAAATGGTACAACAGCAGCAacaacagcagcagcaacagcagcagcaacagcagcagcagcagcaacagcAGCTTGCCCAGATGTATTCCCATCTTCATGTCTCCCATTTTGCTAACCTCATGCCGTATCGACAATTCATGCCTCCTGTCTATGTTCCGCCAATGCATGTCCCTGGTTACTCTAATAGTCCCGCCTATCCTCATCCCTCAAATGGCAGCAGCTACTTGCTGATGCCTGGGAATAGCTCCCATCTAACTCCAAGTGGCGTCAAGTATGGTATCCAACAGTTCAAGCCTGTCCCTACTGGTAGTCCTACTGGGTTTGGAAATTTCACCAGTCCTGCTGGTTATGCCATCAATGCTCCTGGGGTTGTTGCAAGCACTGCAGGCCATGATGATTTGTCTCGTATCAAGTATAAAGATAGTCTATACATTCCAAACCCTCAG GCTGAGACCTCTGAAATATGGATGAACCCAAGGGATGTTTCTGGTATGCAGTCCTCATATTACAACGTGCCTGTTCAGTCTCCTCATCCAACTGCCTATTTGACATCGCACAGCGGACATGCTTCTTTCAATGCAGCCGCGGCTGCTGCCCAATCCTCCCATATGCAGTTCCCAGGCATGTACCATCCTTCCCCACAGCCCCCTACCATGGCAAGTCCTCATCACATGAGCCCTGCCATTGGCGGTAATGTGGGAGTTGGTGTGGCAGCTCCGGCTCCCGGAGCACAAGTGGGTGCGTACCAGCAACCTCAGTTGGGCCACTTGAATTGGACTGGTAATTTCTGA
- the LOC125205434 gene encoding GBF-interacting protein 1-like isoform X1, translating into MVSGARIDGGAQVLSAGVRRTIQSIKEIVGNHSDADIYVALKEANMDPNETTQKLLNQDPFHEVKRRRDRKKENPVQNSFIPVEPKKNNDVERMPVKYNTYSDRSSRRGGTTRNAASDARGSREFRVVRDNRVNHNSITDSKPGLNSISTSPGVISSGPMKSGPPSGSGPQAPAVGQHSSQPAKSAADSQTRQTKNAASVGNGRKEMVGEKRLPVPSAISRVQTKANAPQLQSTNSSSSTVVGVYSSSSDPVHVPSLHSRPAANVGAIRREVGVVGSRHQSSENSPKPSSSQVTSLSNTHSARDGQSRESARSFNATSKNDHSNQNVAPDSAIAGPPAGRSFSSNSYGSRPHQLMGHQKAPQPNKEWKPKASVKPNANGPGVIGSPAKTVSPPANNPEDTIKEAADIQDNMSPLNLSKSENVIIAAHIRVSEADRRRLTFGSLGNEFDTSSNLVGVAANDIEELSSDPSGSVPVSSAEASGDEPVTTKQSEVADDSGRSSESNSPVSGDLSNLTVKNNSSSPQNLNDYADVGLMPGNSPSYTPESLQQQDTSELPSFAGYDPQMAYDMSYFHPVVDETVNGQGLPSSQEVRGAHAANAVPASTIKMVQQQQQQQQQQQQQQQQQQQQQLAQMYSHLHVSHFANLMPYRQFMPPVYVPPMHVPGYSNSPAYPHPSNGSSYLLMPGNSSHLTPSGVKYGIQQFKPVPTGSPTGFGNFTSPAGYAINAPGVVASTAGHDDLSRIKYKDSLYIPNPQAETSEIWMNPRDVSGMQSSYYNVPVQSPHPTAYLTSHSGHASFNAAAAAAQSSHMQFPGMYHPSPQPPTMASPHHMSPAIGGNVGVGVAAPAPGAQVGAYQQPQLGHLNWTGNF; encoded by the exons ATGGTATCCGGTGCAAGAATCGACGGCGGGGCGCAGGTCTTATCGGCGGGGGTGCGGAGAACTATTCAATCGATTAAAGAAATTGTGGGGAACCACTCTGATGCTGATATTTACGTGGCGCTTAAAGAGGCCAACATGGATCCTAACGAAACCACCCAGAAACTGCTCAATCAAG ATCCATTCCACGAGGtgaagagaagaagagataGGAAGAAAGAG AATCCAGTGCAAAATAGTTTCATTCCTGTGGAGCCCAAGAAAAACAATGATGTCGAACGTATGCCCGTCAAGTATAATACATATTCTGACCGTAGTTCTCGAAGAGGCGGAACCACTCGAAATGCTGCATCTG ATGCAAGGGGAAGTCGAGAGTTCCGTGTTGTTCGTGACAATAGAGTAAATCATAACAGCATCACAGATTCAAAGCCTGGacttaattcaatttcaacaaGTCCAGGGGTGATCTCTAGTGGGCCAATGAAGAG TGGTCCTCCTAGTGGTTCTGGACCTCAAGCACCTGCTGTAGGTCAGCATTCTTCTCAGCCTGCTAAGAGTGCTGCTGATTCACAAACCAGGCAAACTAAGAATGCTGCTTCAGTTGGTAATGGCAGGAAAGAAATGGTTGGGGAGAAGCGCCTTCCTGTTCCAAGTGCTATTTCACGTGTGCAAACAAAGGCAAATGCTCCCCAGCTGCAATCTACAAATTCATCTAGTAGTACTGTCGTGGGTGTTTATTCATCCTCATCTGATCCTGTTCACGTACCATCCCTACATTCTAGACCTGCTGCCAATGTCGGGGCCATCAGACGGGAGGTCGGGGTTGTGGGATCACGGCACCAATCATCTGAAAATTCTCCAAAACCATCTTCATCTCAAGTCACTTCTCTGTCAAATACGCATTCCGCACGAGATGGTCAATCACGAGAGTCTGCGAGATCATTCAATGCTACATCAAAGAATGACCACTCAAACCAAAATGTGGCACCTGACTCTGCTATAGCTGGTCCACCTGCTGGCAGATCATTTTCCAGTAATTCGTATGGTAGCCGTCCTCATCAACTCATGGGTCACCAAAAAG CTCCTCAGCCCAATAAGGAATGGAAGCCAAAAGCAAGTGTAAAACCAAATGCCAATGGCCCTGGAGTTATTGGTAGTCCTGCAAAAACAGTCTCTCCTCCTGCTAATAATCCAGAAGACACAATAAAGGAAGCAGCGGATATACAAGATAACATGTCACCATTGAATCTTTCTAAAAGTGAGAATGTGATTATAGCTGCACATATCCGTGTTTCCGAGGCTGACAGACGCCGGCTGACCTTTGGCAGCCTGGGCAACGAGTTTGACACTTCTTCAAATTTAGTTGGCGTAGCTGCAAATGACATAGAAGAATTATCCTCCGATCCATCTGGAag TGTTCCAGTTTCTTCCGCTGAAGCTTCAGGAGATGAACCTGTTACTACCAAACAATCAGAGGTGGCAGATGACTCTGGCCGAAGTTCAGAATCTAACTCTCCTGTTTCAGGTGATCTGTCAAATCTGACTGTAAAGAACAACTCTTCAAGTCCACAGAACCTGAATGACTATGCTGATGTTGGCTTGATGCCAGGCAACAGCCCATCATATACTCCTGAATCACTACAGCAGCAGGATACGTCTGAATTGCCAAGCTTCGCG GGTTATGATCCCCAAATGGCTTATGATATGTCATACTTCCACCCGGTTGTTGATGAAACTGTTAACGGGCAAGGTCTTCCGTCATCCCAAGAG GTCCGTGGTGCACATGCAGCAAATGCTGTTCCAGCGTCGACAATTAAAATGGTACAACAGCAGCAacaacagcagcagcaacagcagcagcaacagcagcagcagcagcaacagcAGCTTGCCCAGATGTATTCCCATCTTCATGTCTCCCATTTTGCTAACCTCATGCCGTATCGACAATTCATGCCTCCTGTCTATGTTCCGCCAATGCATGTCCCTGGTTACTCTAATAGTCCCGCCTATCCTCATCCCTCAAATGGCAGCAGCTACTTGCTGATGCCTGGGAATAGCTCCCATCTAACTCCAAGTGGCGTCAAGTATGGTATCCAACAGTTCAAGCCTGTCCCTACTGGTAGTCCTACTGGGTTTGGAAATTTCACCAGTCCTGCTGGTTATGCCATCAATGCTCCTGGGGTTGTTGCAAGCACTGCAGGCCATGATGATTTGTCTCGTATCAAGTATAAAGATAGTCTATACATTCCAAACCCTCAG GCTGAGACCTCTGAAATATGGATGAACCCAAGGGATGTTTCTGGTATGCAGTCCTCATATTACAACGTGCCTGTTCAGTCTCCTCATCCAACTGCCTATTTGACATCGCACAGCGGACATGCTTCTTTCAATGCAGCCGCGGCTGCTGCCCAATCCTCCCATATGCAGTTCCCAGGCATGTACCATCCTTCCCCACAGCCCCCTACCATGGCAAGTCCTCATCACATGAGCCCTGCCATTGGCGGTAATGTGGGAGTTGGTGTGGCAGCTCCGGCTCCCGGAGCACAAGTGGGTGCGTACCAGCAACCTCAGTTGGGCCACTTGAATTGGACTGGTAATTTCTGA
- the LOC125207847 gene encoding protein Brevis radix-like 2 isoform X1, producing MLTCIACSNSKQLNGSGSLRQPPPEEEDDNAATPSTKQAIKSLTSQNLCHVFQIKDMAVKASGAYKNCKPCSGSSGPKRSRAYVDSDTGSVSGRFYGSYRRPASLNSTPRLRGKELEAKLKALSSGSATPASVSGRTESLFMEEDEAKEWVAQVEPGVLITFVSLPQGGNDLKRIRFSREIFDKWQAQQWWGENYDKVMELYNVQRFSNHEAPLSTPARSIDENSKLESAEDSPVTPQLNKEHLPRHFSRTAGVGYSSSESLENHPMKPGSYHESAGPNSTPKLSSISAAKTETSSIDASARSSSSREIDHSGELSVSNASDLETEWVEQDEPGVYITIRALPGGARELRRVRFSREKFGETQARVWWEANRTRIQQQYL from the exons ATGTTGACCTGCATAGCTTGCTCCAACTCCAAGCAGCTCAACGGCAGCGGATCTCTCCGCCAGCCCCCGCCGGAGGAGGAAGATGACAACGCCGCCACTCCTTCCACCAAGCAAGCAATCAAATCCCTCACCTCTCAG AATTTGTGTCATGTGTTTCAGATCAAGGACATGGCGGTTAAGGCATCGGGAGCGTACAAGAACTGCAAGCCGTGTTCGGGCTCATCGGGCCCGAAACGGTCCCGGGCCTACGTGGATTCCGACACGGGCTCGGTGTCGGGGAGGTTTTACGGCTCGTATCGGAGGCCAGCTAGCTTGAACTCGACACCACGGCTGCGGGGGAAGGAGCTGGAAGCCAAGCTGAAAGCCCTCTCGAGCGGCTCGGCTACGCCAGCTTCCGTGAGCGGGAGAACAGAGTCGTTGTTCATGGAGGAAGACGAGGCGAAGGAGTGGGTGGCTCAAGTCGAGCCGGGGGTGCTAATTACATTCGTTTCATTGCCTCAAGGTGGAAATGATCTAAAAAGGATTCGATTTAG CCGAGAGATCTTTGACAAGTGGCAAGCTCAACAATGGTGGGGAGAGAACTATGATAAAGTAATGGAACTGTACAATGTTCAAAGGTTTAGCAATCATGAAGCGCCGCTGTCTACTCCAGCACGGTCAATAGATGAG AACTCAAAACTTGAATCTGCTGAAGACAGCCCTGTGACACCTCAGTTGAACAAAGAGCATCTACCCCGTCATTTCAGTCGCACAGCAGGAGTGGGTTATTCATCATCAGAATCATTAGAAAACCACCCCATGAAACCTGGAAGTTACCATGAGTCAGCTGGTCCTAATTCAACCCCAAAGCTCTCCAGCATCAGCGCTGCTAAAACCGAGACATCATCCATAGATGCTTCTGCACGTTCGAGTTCATCAAGGGAGATTGATCACTCAGGAGAACTGTCTGTGAGCAATGCTAGTGATTTAGAGACCGAGTGGGTTGAGCAAGACGAGCCTGGAGTCTACATTACTATCAGAGCTTTGCCTGGCGGTGCTCGTGAGCTCAGAAGAGTCAGATTCAG CCGTGAAAAGTTTGGAGAAACGCAAGCAAGAGTGTGGTGGGAAGCAAACAGAACTAGGATTCAACAGCAATACCTGTAA
- the LOC125207847 gene encoding protein Brevis radix-like 2 isoform X2, translated as MLTCIACSNSKQLNGSGSLRQPPPEEEDDNAATPSTKQAIKSLTSQIKDMAVKASGAYKNCKPCSGSSGPKRSRAYVDSDTGSVSGRFYGSYRRPASLNSTPRLRGKELEAKLKALSSGSATPASVSGRTESLFMEEDEAKEWVAQVEPGVLITFVSLPQGGNDLKRIRFSREIFDKWQAQQWWGENYDKVMELYNVQRFSNHEAPLSTPARSIDENSKLESAEDSPVTPQLNKEHLPRHFSRTAGVGYSSSESLENHPMKPGSYHESAGPNSTPKLSSISAAKTETSSIDASARSSSSREIDHSGELSVSNASDLETEWVEQDEPGVYITIRALPGGARELRRVRFSREKFGETQARVWWEANRTRIQQQYL; from the exons ATGTTGACCTGCATAGCTTGCTCCAACTCCAAGCAGCTCAACGGCAGCGGATCTCTCCGCCAGCCCCCGCCGGAGGAGGAAGATGACAACGCCGCCACTCCTTCCACCAAGCAAGCAATCAAATCCCTCACCTCTCAG ATCAAGGACATGGCGGTTAAGGCATCGGGAGCGTACAAGAACTGCAAGCCGTGTTCGGGCTCATCGGGCCCGAAACGGTCCCGGGCCTACGTGGATTCCGACACGGGCTCGGTGTCGGGGAGGTTTTACGGCTCGTATCGGAGGCCAGCTAGCTTGAACTCGACACCACGGCTGCGGGGGAAGGAGCTGGAAGCCAAGCTGAAAGCCCTCTCGAGCGGCTCGGCTACGCCAGCTTCCGTGAGCGGGAGAACAGAGTCGTTGTTCATGGAGGAAGACGAGGCGAAGGAGTGGGTGGCTCAAGTCGAGCCGGGGGTGCTAATTACATTCGTTTCATTGCCTCAAGGTGGAAATGATCTAAAAAGGATTCGATTTAG CCGAGAGATCTTTGACAAGTGGCAAGCTCAACAATGGTGGGGAGAGAACTATGATAAAGTAATGGAACTGTACAATGTTCAAAGGTTTAGCAATCATGAAGCGCCGCTGTCTACTCCAGCACGGTCAATAGATGAG AACTCAAAACTTGAATCTGCTGAAGACAGCCCTGTGACACCTCAGTTGAACAAAGAGCATCTACCCCGTCATTTCAGTCGCACAGCAGGAGTGGGTTATTCATCATCAGAATCATTAGAAAACCACCCCATGAAACCTGGAAGTTACCATGAGTCAGCTGGTCCTAATTCAACCCCAAAGCTCTCCAGCATCAGCGCTGCTAAAACCGAGACATCATCCATAGATGCTTCTGCACGTTCGAGTTCATCAAGGGAGATTGATCACTCAGGAGAACTGTCTGTGAGCAATGCTAGTGATTTAGAGACCGAGTGGGTTGAGCAAGACGAGCCTGGAGTCTACATTACTATCAGAGCTTTGCCTGGCGGTGCTCGTGAGCTCAGAAGAGTCAGATTCAG CCGTGAAAAGTTTGGAGAAACGCAAGCAAGAGTGTGGTGGGAAGCAAACAGAACTAGGATTCAACAGCAATACCTGTAA
- the LOC125206546 gene encoding uncharacterized protein LOC125206546 yields the protein MSCSNAIQHSSAEKKIIPQLATLKGMLGSNDEVIGLVKRSVWYMTVDLEKIFLPNVDFLRSCGVTTEGIRVFLHNYPRCLLLKPDLMRKAVERATEMEVDQRSKTFVHAVRAIASRSKQSLELKMQGFRDMGVSESEILVMFRRAPTAFCISLEKMKEIKSLLLATGR from the exons ATGTCGTGCAGTAACGCGATTCAACATTCAAGCGCGGAGAAGAAGATCATCCCGCAGCTCGCCACGCTCAAGGGCATGTTGGGATCCAACGACGAGGTGATAGGGCTCGTGAAGAGATCCGTGTGGTATATGACTGTGGATTTGGAGAAAATCTTCCTCCCAAATGTTGACTTCTTAAGGAGCTGTGGAGTAACTACAGAGGGTATACGCGTATTTCTGCATAATTACCCGCGTTGCCTCTTGTTGAAGCCTGATTTGATGAGGAAGGCGGTGGAGAGGGCGACGGAGATGGAGGTCGATCAAAGGAGCAAGACTTTTGTCCATGCTGTTCGTGCTATTGCTTCGCGTAGCAAACAGAGTTTGGAGCTCAAGATGCAGGGCTTTCGTGATATGGGAGTCTCGGAGAGTGAGATATTAGTGATGTTTAGGAGGGCGCCCACGGCTTTCTGCATTtcgttggagaagatgaaggagATCAAGAGTCTCCTGCTAGCTACCGGGAG ATAA